The following are encoded together in the Heterodontus francisci isolate sHetFra1 chromosome 41, sHetFra1.hap1, whole genome shotgun sequence genome:
- the timm8b gene encoding mitochondrial import inner membrane translocase subunit Tim8 B → MMEKFNSSMDFGSASGVSDQTELSRMIAVEQQKAQFQLKVHNFTDVCWEKCVDKPGSRLDSRTEACLVSCVDRFVDTTLAITNRFAQMVQKGGH, encoded by the coding sequence ATGATGGAAAAGTTCAATTCCTCCATGGATTTCGGTTCGGCCTCTGGAGTGTCTGACCAGACGGAATTGTCGCGGATGATCGCCGTGGAGCAGCAGAAGGCTCAGTTCCAATTGAAGGTGCACAACTTCACCGACGTGTGCTGGGAGAAGTGTGTGGATAAACCAGGATCTCGGTTGGACTCGAGGACTGAGGCCTGTCTGGTCAGCTGTGTGGACCGCTTCGTGGACACGACGCTGGCCATTACTAACCGCTTCGCCCAGATGGTGCAGAAGGGTGGTCATTGA